The sequence GAGGGGGCGCGCCAATGATCCTGCCCCCCGGCCTGCGCAGGGGCGGCCTGAGGCCGCTGGCGGCGATCGGCGCCGCGGCGGCGCTGGTGCTGATCGGCCTGGCCATGGCCGTCTATAACGAGAACCAGAGCCGGGCCCAGAAGCTGCGCGAGGCCGCGGTCCAGGCGCACATCCTGGCCGCCAGCGTCAGCGCGGCCCTGGCTTTCGACGACGCCCGGCTGGCGCAGGAATATGTCGACGCCCTGGCCGCCGACCGGGATATCCAGGCCGCCGGGGTCTATGGCCTGAACGGAAAGCTGGTGGCCGGCTACAGCCACGGGGCCAAGCCGCCGCCCGCCAACCAGCTCGGCGCGCCGGCCCTGGGCCCTGATCGCATCGTCGTCTCGGCTCCGGTGACTCAGGGGAGCGCCGCCCTCGGCTCGATCTGGCTGGAGACCGTGCAGGAGCCCCTCACCCGCCGCGCGGCGCGCTATGGCGGCATCGCCATGCTGGTGGTGATGGCCGCGCTCTTGGTGGCGGTGCTGGGCCGGGCCAACGCCAGGCTGATGCAGGCGCACAGCGAACTCGAGACCGAGATGGAGGAGCGGGCGCGCGCCGAAAATGCCCTGCGCCTGGCCCGCGAGCAGGAAGCGGCCGCCCAGCTGGAGCTGGCCGACCAGAGGAGCCGCGCGGCCCTGCGCCAGACGGAGCAGCAGCTGGAGTTCGCCCTGGACGCCGGCCGCATGGGCAGCTGGGCGATCGACCTGGAGACCGGCGCCCTGACCGCCTCCGAGTTCTTCCGCGCCAATTTCGGCCTGGGCCCCGGCGCGCCACTGGCGCGGGAGGAGGACCTGGACCGCTACATCCATCCTGACGACCGGGCCCAAAAGCTGCAGGCGCGGGACAGGGCGGTACGCGACGGGAGCGACCTGGAGAGCGAATACCGCACCATCGCCCCCGACGGGGTCACGCGCTGGATCCTGGTGCGCGGTCAGGCCAGCTATGACGAGCGCGGGACAGCCACGCGCCTGGCCGGGGTCTCGCTGGACATAACCCAGCGCAAGCAGGCCGAGGAGCGCCAGCGCCTGCTGGTCGACGAGTTGAACCACCGGGTGAAGAACACCCTGGCCACGGTGCAGTCGATCGCCGTGCAGACCCGCCGGGTCACCGCCACGGCCGAGACCTT is a genomic window of Phenylobacterium montanum containing:
- a CDS encoding HWE histidine kinase domain-containing protein → MILPPGLRRGGLRPLAAIGAAAALVLIGLAMAVYNENQSRAQKLREAAVQAHILAASVSAALAFDDARLAQEYVDALAADRDIQAAGVYGLNGKLVAGYSHGAKPPPANQLGAPALGPDRIVVSAPVTQGSAALGSIWLETVQEPLTRRAARYGGIAMLVVMAALLVAVLGRANARLMQAHSELETEMEERARAENALRLAREQEAAAQLELADQRSRAALRQTEQQLEFALDAGRMGSWAIDLETGALTASEFFRANFGLGPGAPLAREEDLDRYIHPDDRAQKLQARDRAVRDGSDLESEYRTIAPDGVTRWILVRGQASYDERGTATRLAGVSLDITQRKQAEERQRLLVDELNHRVKNTLATVQSIAVQTRRVTATAETFEAAFLSRLGALARVHDLLSRISWEGASLADVVRQTLSPYVSASDQARVLNLEGPDVRLGPNAAVTLAMAFHELATNAAKYGALSAAKGRVTVRWSADDPRQPSLIEITWREAGGPPVVRPQRRGFGSRFIERGLAREFDGKVDLDFTPEGVCCRMRMPLSPKLRMAA